In the genome of Candidatus Neomarinimicrobiota bacterium, one region contains:
- a CDS encoding GIY-YIG nuclease family protein — MFYVYILRSQKYPERHYTGYTTDIKKRILKHNYGEVKSTARYKPWSLETLISFDTEDKAIAFEKYLVVPVKVYNDNNNNVLCRDK, encoded by the coding sequence ATGTTTTACGTTTACATTTTGCGTTCACAAAAATACCCAGAGCGACACTATACAGGGTATACGACAGATATTAAGAAAAGAATCCTAAAACATAATTATGGAGAAGTAAAAAGTACGGCCAGGTATAAACCATGGTCACTTGAGACATTGATCTCCTTTGATACAGAAGATAAAGCAATCGCATTTGAGAAATACCTAGTCGTCCCTGTAAAAGTATATAACGATAATAATAACAATGTGTTGTGTAGAGATAAATAA
- a CDS encoding queuosine precursor transporter — MSNELIFFIQTIIGLGMVLFAFRIGKNWLYALIAVNYVLANIFVTKTIVLFGFEATGGNVLYGAIFLSTDILSEYYGKAAARKGVFIGLGATLFYLVMSQFMILYEASPNDWGASAGMDTIFSFAPGIVLASVIAYLMSQLHDVWAFHFWKAKFEGKFLWIRNNLSTASSQLIDSVTFAILAFAVFPRLFLDPESVLPMSVVWEIVLTTYILKLMVAFIDTPFIYFSQRFGPKHEMK; from the coding sequence ATGAGCAACGAGTTAATCTTTTTTATTCAGACCATTATAGGACTTGGCATGGTCCTTTTTGCATTTCGCATTGGAAAAAACTGGCTCTATGCGCTCATTGCCGTCAATTATGTACTGGCAAATATCTTTGTAACTAAAACTATTGTACTTTTTGGATTTGAAGCCACCGGTGGAAATGTCCTGTATGGTGCCATATTTCTCAGTACGGACATTCTTTCTGAATATTATGGCAAAGCAGCTGCCCGAAAGGGTGTGTTTATTGGATTAGGGGCTACCTTATTTTACCTCGTAATGTCCCAATTTATGATCCTATACGAAGCCAGTCCCAATGATTGGGGTGCTTCTGCGGGTATGGATACCATATTCAGTTTTGCCCCTGGGATTGTTCTTGCAAGTGTGATAGCCTATCTGATGTCCCAACTTCATGATGTCTGGGCATTTCATTTTTGGAAAGCCAAATTTGAAGGAAAATTTCTGTGGATTAGAAATAATCTCTCCACAGCATCCAGTCAGTTAATTGATTCAGTAACCTTCGCCATTCTGGCCTTTGCTGTTTTCCCAAGACTTTTCCTCGATCCAGAGAGTGTACTCCCCATGTCGGTAGTCTGGGAGATAGTACTCACAACCTATATTCTCAAACTTATGGTCGCATTTATTGATACTCCATTTATCTATTTCAGTCAAAGATTTGGACCTAAACACGAAATGAAATAG